In [Phormidium] sp. ETS-05, the genomic window ATGTCCGTCCCACCGGCGTCAACGTGCCTCTGGTGGGTTCCGCTTCTGGTAGCTCCTCGAGTACCACAGTTTTGGGATTTCTCGTGTTAGAACATTCCCAAGCACGTCCCTGGCTCGCCGAAGAGCTGCGGCTACTGGAAATTGTGGCGGCGAGCCTTAGCACTGCCATCCTCCATTCCCAAACTATCCAGCACGTTCAGGCTTTGGTAGAGGACCGCAATGCCCAGTTACATAGTTCTCTGGACGTGCAGGCGAAACTTTATGAAAAAAGCCGCCAGCAAGTGGAGCAACTGCGACGCTTAAATCAGGTTAAAGATGAGATTCTCAGCACTCTGAGCCACGAGCTGAATACTCCCCTCACGACGATGAAGATGGCGGTACAGATGCTCCGACAACCGGGGTTGCCTTTGGAGCGGCAAGCAAAGTATCTGGATATTTTGGAAGAAGAGCTGCGCCGGGAAAGCAATCTGGTGAAGGATTTGCTTAACTTGCAACGGTTGGAGTCTAATAGCGTGGAACCTTTTGTGCAAACTGTGGACTTGAAACAGTTCTTGCGCAATTTGGCTAATTCTTTTGAGGCTAAATGGGCGGAGCCGGAGCTAAAGCTGTCTCTATCTTTGCCTAAAAGTGCGATTAAATTGCAAACCGACGCCAACAGCCTCGATCGGATTTTGATGGAGTTGCTCACGAATGCGGGCAAATACTCGGAACCGGGTACTACGGTCCACCTTCACATTGCCCACGATCGTACCGCCAATCAAGTGGTAATGACTCTGACTAATATCGGCGTGGGCATCTCGGAAGAGGATTTGCCTTTCATCTTTGATAAGTTTCGGCGGGGTACTGGGGTAACGGAGCGGGCGATCGCTGGCACCGGCTTAGGTTTGGCGCTGGTGAAATCTCTCGTTATGCAGTTGAACGGCACTATTGCCGTCACCAGTCGCCCCAAAGGAGATGGGGGGACTTCTGGACGGGGGGATGGATCTACTCCCCCAAACTTACTTTATGAAACTTGTTTCACCGTTACCCTTCCCCAACTAGCTGCTACCGCCTCGTGATTTGATGACGCTTATCCTTGGTCATTTGTCCAAGAGTCATTTGTCCAAGAGTCCTTTGTCATTTGTCCTTTGTCATTTGTCCTTTGTCATTTTATTTCGTATGAATAATTTAAATCTTTCTTTATTCACACAAGTGAAAAACAAGGGACAATCCCCCCTACCCCCCTTTGAAAGGGGGGGACAAGTGACTTGCGGACTTGCGGACTTGCGGACTTGCGGACTTGCGGACTTGCGGACTTGCGGACAAGGGACAAATGACAAAGGACAAGTATTATAAGATGCAATAGGAAAGCGCCCACAATTGTCACCAACAGAATGCTGAAAACTACTGCTGCTTCTAAACCCCCACGCTGGCAAAGAGTCAAATCATCTCCCCTGGGTCGCCAAAGAGAAGTTTTTGGAGCGGCGGGCACTTTTCTTTTTTTCCTATGGTGGGATCGCAAACTGGGGCGCAATTCTGCTGAAGTGCGCTCTCGACGGGCTCGATGGTTGGTGCAAAAACTGCTCGATTTGGGTCCAACTTTTATTAAAATCGGCCAAGCTCTCTCGACTCGGGCTGATTTGCTGCCTCGGGAGTATGTTCTGGAGTTGGGAAAACTGCAAGATAATGTGCCTCCGTTTAGTGTGGAGGAAGCGATCGGCCTGATTGAATCCCAATTCGGTAAACCGATTTATTCTTTGTATAAGGAGTTTTACGAGCGCCCGATCGCTGCCGCCAGTCTCGGACAAGTCCATAAAGCCATCCTTTACACCGGCGAAGAGGTGGTAGTGAAAGTCCAGCGCCCGGTCTTGGAAGATTTATTCCGCTTGGATTTTCTGGCTTTGGGGAAACTGGTGCGCTTTTGCCGCCAATGGTTTCCTTGGATGAGAAAATATAATCTAGAGGCAATATACCAAGAATTTTTTAGTATTTTATATCAAGAAATTGATTACATTCAAGAAGCCAAAAATAGCGAAAGGTTTCGCCGCAATTTTCAGGATAATCCCCGGATTATTGTGCCCAAAGTTTACTGGGAATACACTACCACTAAAATCCTGACTTTGGAATATATGCCGGGGATTAAGGTGGACGATCGCCAAGGGCTCCAAGATTGGGGGATCAATCCCAAAGAAATTAATACGATCGGCATTTGCTGTTATCTCAAGCAGTTATTGATTGATGGATTTTTTCAGGCTGACCCCCATCCCGGCAATATGGCAGTGCATCGCCAGCGAAAAGGGATTATTTTTTACGATTTCGGCATGATGTATGAAATCACGGCTATGAATAAAGATGAAATGCTGGTGACGTTTTTTGCCGTATTGCGAAAAGATACAGATAATGTGGTGAACCAGCTCATCAAGATGGGGTTAGTGGAGCCGGTGTCTGATATGAAGCCGGTGCGGCGGTTGATTACGTTTCTCCTAGATAAATTTACGGAAAAACCGATAGATTTTCAGGCGTTCAGCGAAATCAGGAGCGAGCTGTATGTGATGTTTGAGCAGCAACCTTTTCGCCTGCCTGCGCAGATGACGTATATTTTAAAGGCTCTGACTACTTTGGATGGGGTGGCGAGAAACCTCGACCCGGAATATAACTTGGTGGCGGCGGCTCAGCCTTTTGTGAAAAGTATTACGGTTTCCCAAGGACAGGGGAATATTATTGGCACCCTGGCAAGGCAAACTAGGGATTTTATCCAATACAAGCTGCAGCAACCCAGCCAAGCGGAAGTGTTATTCCGCCGGTTGGAGGCGAAAATTGTTGAGGGAGAGTTGGAGTTGCAGGTGCGGTCCGTGGAGAGCGATCGCGCCCTCAAACGCATTTACCTAGCCCTCAAAAGCCTGATTTATGCCTTACTGACAGGATTTAGCTTTTTGGTGGGGGTAGTCTTGTTCCTGGCGCCTTA contains:
- a CDS encoding GAF domain-containing sensor histidine kinase → MEKLKSVSEQLAVAVEEGSSGAIACFQDQGSFYRQHQNLLYDLTMAIHRGTTLDRILQLTADRLVEALQTERATILLLKYTDPLFKTRQARSSEALNDPAAPQRPPQRLPRAKITVVAQATSSHQSDSQPQLHQSFWLHECFWCQEAFTNAPRPVPIADLAEFLRGHPDRTCGPIFAPDVRPTGVNVPLVGSASGSSSSTTVLGFLVLEHSQARPWLAEELRLLEIVAASLSTAILHSQTIQHVQALVEDRNAQLHSSLDVQAKLYEKSRQQVEQLRRLNQVKDEILSTLSHELNTPLTTMKMAVQMLRQPGLPLERQAKYLDILEEELRRESNLVKDLLNLQRLESNSVEPFVQTVDLKQFLRNLANSFEAKWAEPELKLSLSLPKSAIKLQTDANSLDRILMELLTNAGKYSEPGTTVHLHIAHDRTANQVVMTLTNIGVGISEEDLPFIFDKFRRGTGVTERAIAGTGLGLALVKSLVMQLNGTIAVTSRPKGDGGTSGRGDGSTPPNLLYETCFTVTLPQLAATAS
- a CDS encoding ABC1 kinase family protein produces the protein MKTTAASKPPRWQRVKSSPLGRQREVFGAAGTFLFFLWWDRKLGRNSAEVRSRRARWLVQKLLDLGPTFIKIGQALSTRADLLPREYVLELGKLQDNVPPFSVEEAIGLIESQFGKPIYSLYKEFYERPIAAASLGQVHKAILYTGEEVVVKVQRPVLEDLFRLDFLALGKLVRFCRQWFPWMRKYNLEAIYQEFFSILYQEIDYIQEAKNSERFRRNFQDNPRIIVPKVYWEYTTTKILTLEYMPGIKVDDRQGLQDWGINPKEINTIGICCYLKQLLIDGFFQADPHPGNMAVHRQRKGIIFYDFGMMYEITAMNKDEMLVTFFAVLRKDTDNVVNQLIKMGLVEPVSDMKPVRRLITFLLDKFTEKPIDFQAFSEIRSELYVMFEQQPFRLPAQMTYILKALTTLDGVARNLDPEYNLVAAAQPFVKSITVSQGQGNIIGTLARQTRDFIQYKLQQPSQAEVLFRRLEAKIVEGELELQVRSVESDRALKRIYLALKSLIYALLTGFSFLVGVVLFLAPYPSWAIAVLCLGAIFCVSLLRSLAALSFREKLDKLAEK